A single Cannabis sativa cultivar Pink pepper isolate KNU-18-1 chromosome 7, ASM2916894v1, whole genome shotgun sequence DNA region contains:
- the LOC115696489 gene encoding protein FAR-RED ELONGATED HYPOCOTYL 3, producing MCTTGFFGAKREEKIETDSKGLRDFLIVSREKDPHFFVVYQVDDENHLANLLRQADGNSRVDYVAFGDVLGFDTTYMTNEYNKPLTVLIGVNHHFNTCIFGFALLLHEKLPSYSWLLQKFLECHGDKKPSVVVTDQDAAMKQAIVEHMHDVTHRLCAWHLNTNASKKVKDPIFLKTFKDLMYNYYEEEEFEARWLDVIQTQQLTDNEWCQTTFESRQQWAETYLMGSFVAGMRSTQRCESINSALKKFLEKNYCLREFVTTIDMTVSKLRHNETANDFKSRCTRPHPPNPTCLTTYYNQCAEFYTRTMYHKVAEQLDLENNYFVLTQEQEGEWQIFTIGKFQHPDVQYRVHYCEGRRALHCSCLLYESQGYPCRHLWATMKRLNMRRILNSLLMKRWSKSAKINLHLHFNPPAQPQQHIYEMARFGSLSSLTYNFTFYAAKSEDSYNRAKEELERLILMFKEEFDLNSNPEGETPQPGRYRSNPNIIKDPEVVRTKGTGNTREGPNGEQIPRNSRHCRICRSSDHDYRRCPNRQHNTGSQGQQPPNNQPTSDSFNDHSNAYFPEPPSSTQESYYGHSYN from the coding sequence ATGTGTACAACAGGGTTCTTTGGTGCGAAGCGAGAAGAGAAGATAGAGACGGACTCGAAGGGGCTGCGGGATTTCTTGATTGTCTCGCGAGAGAAGGATCCTCATTTCTTCGTTGTCTATCAGGTTGACGACGAGAATCACTTGGCTAACTTATTACGGCAGGCGGATGGAAACTCACGCGTGGACTATGTAGCTTTTGGGGATGTACTAGGATTTGACACAACCTACATGACGAATGAGTACAATAAGCCCCTCACTGTTCTCATTGGCGTCAACCACCATTTCAACACATGCATCTTCGGATTTGCTCTCCTCCTCCACGAGAAGCTTCCATCATATTCTTGGCTACTTCAAAAATTTCTAGAATGCCATGGAGATAAGAAGCCAAGTGTTGTAGTTACTGACCAAGATGCGGCCATGAAACAGGCTATCGTTGAACACATGCATGATGTTACGCACCGTCTCTGCGCTTGGCATCTCAATACAAATGCTTCGAAAAAGGTTAAAGATCCGATCTTCTTAAAAACATTTAAGGATCTCATGTACAACTACTACGAGGAGGAAGAATTTGAAGCAAGATGGTTAGACGTCATCCAAACCCAACAACTAACAGATAATGAATGGTGTCAAACAACATTCGAGTCAAGACAACAATGGGCAGAAACGTATTTAATGGGTTCATTCGTTGCAGGAATGAGAAGCACACAACGTTGCGAATCCATCAACTCCGCTCTAAAAAAATTTTTAGAGAAGAATTATTGCTTGCGTGAATTTGTAACAACCATAGATATGACAGTCTCAAAGCTCAGACACAACGAGACTGCAAATGACTTCAAAAGTAGATGCACTCGACCTCACCCACCTAATCCTACATGCTTGACCACTTACTACAACCAATGTGctgaattctacacaagaaCTATGTACCACAAGGTTGCTGAGCAGCTTGATTTAGAGAATAACTATTTTGTCCTAACTCAAGAGCAAGAAGGAGAGTGGCAGATATTCACCATTGGAAAGTTCCAGCATCCGGACGTCCAATACCGAGTTCATTACTGTGAAGGCCGACGAGCACTACACTGTAGTTGCTTGCTCTATGAAAGTCAAGGGTACCCTTGTAGACATTTATGGGCTACAATGAAAAGATTAAACATGAGAAGAATACTTAATTCTCTTCTCATGAAGCGATGGAGCAAATCCGCAAAGAtaaatctccacctacatttTAACCCGCCAGCACAACCACAACAGCACATTTACGAGATGGCTAGGTTTGGATCTCTCAGTTCACTGACTTATAACTTCACTTTCTATGCAGCGAAATCAGAGGACTCGTACAACCGTGCAAAGGAAGAGCTTGAACGGCTAATTCTAATGTTCAAGGAAGAATTTGACTTGAATTCCAATCCGGAAGGAGAGACGCCACAACCTGGAAGATATCGTAGCAACCCCAACATTATTAAAGACCCCGAAGTTGTGAGAACAAAGGGTACGGGAAATACAAGGGAAGGACCAAACGGGGAGCAGAtcccaagaaactcaagacattGTCGCATTTGTCGCTCATCAGACCATGATTATCGACGGTGCCCAAATCGTCAACATAACACTGGATCTCAGGGGCAACAACCTCCAAACAATCAACCAACATCTGACTCATTCAATGACCACTCCAACGCGTATTTCCCGGAACCGCCTTCCTCCACACAAGAGTCTTACTATGGTCATTCTTATAACTAG